A single window of Desulfovibrio psychrotolerans DNA harbors:
- the dsrP gene encoding sulfate reduction electron transfer complex DsrMKJOP subunit DsrP produces MIEKVLKGSPKYYVWLAFLGSLIGLGAFTYLFQMKYGLAITGMSRDVSWGFYIAQFTYLVGVAASAVMLVLPAYFHHYKKFKKIIILGEFMAIGAVLMCMLFIVADMGQPQRMLNVMLHPTLNSVMFYDMLVLMGYLVLNAIIGWVTLECERHDVEPPKWIKPMIYLSIIWAFSIHTVTAFLYSGLPGRHYFLTAIMAARFLSSAFCAGPAILLLLVFLVRKLTGFNPGREAVQTLTKIITYAMAINVFFFLLEVFTAFYSGIPGHAHPIAYLFAGHDGHVDWITGAMWIGATLALLSLALLIPPSLRDNEQLLPWSLGILVLATWIDKGLGLIIGGFTPNPFEKVTVYTPTVPELLISLGIFAVGFFVISVLWKIALDVKKEAGHF; encoded by the coding sequence ATGATTGAAAAAGTACTCAAAGGTTCTCCCAAGTACTATGTGTGGCTCGCCTTTCTGGGCAGCCTCATAGGTCTGGGCGCCTTCACCTACCTGTTCCAGATGAAGTACGGTCTGGCCATTACCGGCATGAGCCGCGACGTATCGTGGGGCTTCTACATCGCCCAGTTCACCTATCTGGTCGGTGTGGCTGCATCCGCCGTTATGCTCGTGCTGCCCGCGTACTTCCACCACTATAAAAAGTTCAAAAAGATCATCATCCTGGGCGAGTTCATGGCCATAGGTGCTGTGCTCATGTGCATGCTCTTCATCGTGGCAGACATGGGTCAGCCCCAGCGCATGCTCAACGTGATGCTCCACCCCACCCTCAACTCCGTCATGTTCTATGACATGCTGGTGCTGATGGGCTATCTGGTTCTGAACGCCATCATCGGCTGGGTAACGCTTGAGTGTGAACGTCACGACGTGGAACCGCCCAAGTGGATCAAGCCCATGATTTACCTGTCCATCATCTGGGCATTCAGCATCCACACGGTTACGGCATTCCTGTACTCCGGTCTGCCCGGCCGCCACTACTTCCTCACGGCCATCATGGCAGCCCGCTTCCTCAGCTCGGCATTCTGTGCGGGTCCCGCCATTCTGCTGCTGCTGGTCTTCCTTGTCCGCAAGCTCACCGGATTCAACCCCGGCCGCGAAGCGGTGCAGACCCTGACGAAGATCATCACGTATGCCATGGCCATTAACGTGTTCTTCTTCCTGCTGGAAGTGTTCACGGCCTTCTACAGCGGCATTCCCGGCCACGCGCATCCCATTGCCTACCTGTTCGCAGGGCATGACGGGCATGTGGACTGGATTACCGGTGCCATGTGGATTGGCGCAACCCTTGCGCTGCTCAGCCTCGCACTGCTCATTCCCCCGAGCCTGCGCGACAACGAGCAGCTGCTGCCCTGGTCGCTGGGTATCCTCGTGCTGGCCACGTGGATAGACAAGGGCCTCGGCCTCATCATCGGTGGCTTTACGCCCAACCCCTTCGAGAAGGTGACGGTATACACCCCCACCGTGCCGGAACTGCTCATCTCGCTGGGCATCTTCGCCGTGGGCTTCTTCGTGATCTCCGTCCTCTGGAAGATCGCGCTTGATGTGAAGAAGGAAGCCGGCCACTTCTAG
- the dsrO gene encoding sulfate reduction electron transfer complex DsrMKJOP subunit DsrO — translation MKRSRRQFLKVASLSVLGLSAQLAGGAIVSAAEAPAYQPNEGGLKAGRWAMVIDTRGFETAADFEACIKACHQYHNVPNIPNNQEVKWLWTDKYEYVFPDDVNEHLSESVRSRDYFVLCNHCENPPCVRVCPTKATYKKPDGIVTMDYHRCIGCRFCMAGCPYGARSFNFANPRRYLDMGAINAEYPTRMMGVVEKCTFCVERLAKGQLPLCVEASEGRILFGDLSDPESEVRKALAENFTIRRKPSLGTQPGVYYII, via the coding sequence ATGAAACGTAGCAGAAGACAATTCCTCAAGGTTGCCAGCCTCTCCGTGCTTGGACTGAGCGCGCAGCTTGCCGGTGGTGCCATTGTCAGCGCCGCGGAAGCACCTGCCTACCAGCCCAACGAAGGCGGCCTTAAGGCCGGACGCTGGGCCATGGTAATAGATACCCGCGGATTCGAAACCGCTGCTGACTTTGAGGCGTGCATAAAGGCCTGTCACCAGTACCACAACGTACCGAACATCCCGAACAATCAGGAAGTGAAGTGGCTGTGGACAGACAAGTATGAATACGTGTTCCCGGACGATGTGAACGAGCACCTCTCGGAATCCGTCCGCTCGCGCGATTACTTTGTACTGTGCAACCATTGCGAAAATCCGCCCTGTGTCCGCGTGTGCCCCACCAAGGCTACCTACAAGAAGCCCGACGGCATCGTGACCATGGACTACCACCGCTGCATCGGCTGCCGCTTCTGCATGGCCGGCTGCCCCTACGGCGCACGCTCCTTCAACTTCGCCAACCCCCGCAGGTATCTGGACATGGGGGCCATCAATGCCGAGTATCCCACCCGCATGATGGGCGTTGTTGAAAAGTGCACCTTCTGTGTGGAAAGGCTTGCCAAGGGCCAGCTGCCCTTGTGCGTAGAAGCTTCGGAAGGCAGGATTCTCTTCGGCGACCTTTCCGACCCCGAATCCGAGGTACGGAAGGCACTGGCAGAAAACTTCACCATCCGCCGCAAGCCCTCCCTGGGTACGCAGCCCGGCGTGTACTACATCATTTAG
- the dsrJ gene encoding sulfate reduction electron transfer complex DsrMKJOP subunit DsrJ: MYNTKYVIAGLVVFLALFTSPFWLNMGKASYQRPELALPADAKECIEPVDYMRAEHMQILDTWRDQALREGKRTYVATDGKVWNVSLQNTCMKCHANKADFCDKCHTTNSVNVYCWDCHVEPKGNQ, translated from the coding sequence ATGTATAACACCAAATACGTCATCGCCGGACTGGTTGTCTTTCTGGCCCTGTTCACCTCTCCCTTCTGGCTGAACATGGGTAAGGCATCGTACCAGCGTCCGGAACTTGCCCTGCCCGCCGATGCCAAGGAATGCATAGAGCCGGTCGACTACATGCGCGCCGAGCATATGCAGATTCTGGACACATGGCGCGACCAGGCACTGCGCGAAGGCAAGCGCACCTACGTGGCAACCGACGGCAAGGTATGGAATGTCAGCCTGCAGAACACCTGCATGAAATGCCACGCCAACAAGGCCGATTTCTGCGACAAGTGCCATACGACCAATAGCGTGAACGTCTATTGTTGGGATTGCCACGTTGAGCCGAAGGGGAATCAATAA